In Pedobacter sp. W3I1, one DNA window encodes the following:
- a CDS encoding SusC/RagA family TonB-linked outer membrane protein codes for MKLFFTQLIVCFVLLSSLQAFAQNTIRGKITDSKDKQPLIGATIKLKGTKVGTSTNGKGEFSLNLSQKADSITIHFQGYLEQVIAINNRSEINVELKEDVHLLSDVVVTGVAEGTSRKKLTFALTKVNNDQINTVPATDASQTLRGKVAGIQISQSSGNSGATVYLRGAKSVSGNIAPLLVVDGFVTALNLSDLNPQDIESIEVVKGAAASALYGTRGEGGIIQVLTKKGKGTGKVNIIVDNEFGLSNVQNTPPTSQFHHFKVNSDGSFVLNGNARTIDVQANGYSLNLHPYQNVYDNVTNMLNNNPYFTNFVSASTAGDKYTLYASFQNQYKGGVAEPVGADKRQTALFNFGYKPDKNLEINLSLQYFNNKTPSSSISSSGSGSLLYATSLYEPFINLQERDASGKYAFKPYGFDIQNFNVNNPFYQLSYREYENNSDNLLAGIKVKYQFTDKLNAEVYTSIQNENYNETDYYPIGFQTISADITRNNGYYGESTSKTTSKNGQAQLNYNNKFNDFDFGATLKAVYEENRITSLSASGYNLSAPVKSLAAASADSRSIGSTWEQTVNYGYFLNLKAAWKEKIFVDVLGRLDNSSRFGADVGTAFFPRVSTAYRLTEDVKLGIINELKLRVAYGKAGSLPPFGAKDSQVSLSSSGGVSYNQRENTNLKRAITSELEFGIDAQLFKRINIQANYAFSKSINDFILVPAFPPTTGSARIYGNLGAVKSNSLELEINGNVITKNAFTWNTGITFSRIRSKITSLGDVPEFTDGDFRKAPGASPFAFYGYSVLTGLDQLETNAQGLVTNAAGGIYKLSDFAINQLGFVVLKSQQGTAAETPLLYQNAATGNSKIIGDAQPDFIVGFSNTFNIGPLSLYTVLDWKKGGQKYNETQQYLTYQYRSPFSDQAAQAGLPLAFTTAVFNAQQTTDYWLQNSSYVSLREVSLSYKLPLKAIGINRVLSNARLALVGRNLYTWTSFTGVTPEGNQDFYDYPTYRIYSAKLTLNF; via the coding sequence ATGAAACTATTTTTTACCCAGTTAATAGTCTGCTTTGTTTTGCTTAGCAGTTTGCAGGCTTTTGCCCAAAATACCATTCGCGGTAAGATTACCGACAGTAAAGATAAGCAGCCACTTATAGGTGCTACCATAAAGTTAAAAGGCACCAAAGTTGGCACCAGTACCAATGGTAAAGGAGAATTTAGCTTAAACCTATCTCAAAAAGCGGATAGTATCACCATCCATTTTCAGGGTTATTTAGAACAGGTGATAGCTATTAATAACCGATCGGAAATTAATGTGGAATTGAAAGAAGATGTCCATCTTTTATCCGATGTGGTCGTTACGGGCGTTGCAGAAGGTACCAGTCGTAAAAAACTAACCTTTGCGCTAACAAAAGTGAATAACGATCAGATTAATACTGTTCCGGCAACAGATGCCTCTCAAACTTTAAGAGGAAAAGTTGCAGGGATCCAGATCAGCCAATCTTCTGGTAATTCGGGGGCTACGGTTTATCTGCGTGGCGCTAAATCGGTATCGGGCAATATTGCACCGCTTTTGGTGGTAGATGGGTTTGTAACAGCATTAAATCTGTCCGACTTAAATCCGCAGGATATAGAATCGATTGAAGTGGTTAAAGGTGCTGCTGCTTCAGCCCTTTATGGTACCAGGGGTGAGGGCGGAATTATCCAGGTGCTCACCAAAAAAGGAAAAGGTACCGGAAAGGTAAATATTATTGTCGATAATGAATTTGGCTTAAGCAATGTGCAAAATACACCCCCGACCTCACAGTTCCACCATTTTAAGGTCAATTCCGATGGCTCGTTTGTGCTTAATGGCAATGCAAGGACCATCGATGTACAAGCTAACGGTTATTCGCTTAATCTTCACCCATATCAAAATGTATACGATAATGTGACGAATATGTTAAATAACAATCCATATTTTACAAATTTTGTTTCCGCATCAACTGCAGGAGATAAATATACTTTGTATGCCTCTTTTCAAAACCAATATAAAGGTGGGGTTGCAGAGCCTGTGGGTGCTGATAAAAGACAAACTGCCTTGTTTAATTTTGGCTATAAACCGGATAAAAATTTAGAGATAAACCTAAGCCTGCAATACTTTAACAACAAAACGCCCTCATCTTCGATATCATCAAGTGGTAGTGGTTCATTGTTATATGCTACTTCACTTTACGAACCTTTTATCAATCTGCAGGAACGCGATGCTTCAGGGAAATATGCTTTTAAACCTTATGGTTTTGATATTCAGAATTTCAATGTAAATAATCCTTTTTATCAGCTGAGTTACCGTGAATATGAAAACAACAGTGATAATTTGCTTGCCGGTATAAAAGTGAAATACCAGTTTACCGATAAATTAAATGCAGAGGTGTACACTTCAATACAGAACGAAAACTACAATGAAACGGATTATTATCCGATTGGTTTTCAGACTATTTCTGCAGATATTACAAGGAACAACGGTTACTATGGCGAAAGCACTTCAAAAACCACTTCTAAAAATGGTCAGGCTCAATTAAACTACAATAACAAATTTAACGATTTCGATTTCGGAGCCACTTTAAAAGCCGTATATGAAGAAAATAGGATCACATCCTTATCTGCTTCAGGTTATAACCTGAGTGCTCCGGTTAAAAGTTTGGCTGCGGCATCAGCCGATAGCAGAAGCATTGGCTCTACCTGGGAGCAAACGGTTAACTACGGTTACTTTTTAAACCTAAAAGCCGCATGGAAAGAAAAGATTTTCGTGGATGTACTGGGCCGCCTGGATAACAGTTCGAGATTTGGTGCTGATGTTGGAACAGCATTTTTCCCAAGGGTGTCTACGGCATATCGGTTAACAGAAGATGTAAAACTAGGCATCATCAACGAATTAAAATTGAGGGTAGCCTACGGTAAGGCCGGAAGTTTGCCTCCATTTGGTGCTAAGGATAGCCAGGTTTCACTGTCGAGTTCGGGCGGGGTAAGTTACAATCAGCGTGAAAATACAAATCTGAAAAGAGCCATCACCTCCGAACTCGAATTTGGGATTGATGCGCAGTTGTTTAAACGTATTAATATTCAGGCCAATTATGCTTTTTCGAAAAGTATAAACGATTTTATCCTGGTACCAGCTTTTCCACCAACTACAGGTTCGGCAAGGATTTATGGGAATTTAGGTGCTGTAAAGTCGAACTCGCTGGAACTCGAAATTAATGGCAATGTGATTACCAAAAATGCCTTTACCTGGAATACCGGAATAACTTTTAGCAGGATTAGAAGTAAAATAACCTCATTGGGCGACGTACCAGAGTTTACAGATGGCGATTTTAGAAAAGCACCAGGAGCAAGTCCATTTGCCTTTTATGGTTATAGTGTGCTAACAGGATTGGATCAGTTGGAAACCAATGCACAGGGGCTGGTTACCAATGCAGCAGGTGGGATTTACAAACTGAGCGATTTTGCCATTAATCAATTGGGTTTTGTGGTTTTGAAAAGTCAGCAAGGTACTGCAGCTGAAACGCCTTTGTTGTACCAAAATGCAGCTACTGGTAATTCGAAAATTATTGGAGATGCACAGCCCGATTTTATTGTCGGTTTTTCTAATACCTTCAATATCGGTCCTTTATCGCTATATACCGTGTTGGATTGGAAAAAAGGTGGCCAGAAATATAATGAAACCCAACAATACCTTACCTATCAATACCGTTCTCCATTTTCTGATCAGGCAGCACAGGCAGGTTTGCCGCTTGCTTTTACCACAGCAGTTTTTAATGCCCAGCAAACCACCGATTACTGGTTACAGAACAGCAGCTACGTGTCGCTAAGAGAAGTTTCGTTAAGCTATAAACTGCCCCTAAAAGCTATTGGGATAAACCGGGTATTAAGTAATGCCAGACTTGCGTTGGTTGGCCGTAACCTATACACCTGGACATCCTTTACCGGAGTAACGCCAGAAGGCAATCAGGATTTTTACGATTATCCAACCTATCGCATTTACAGCGCAAAACTTACGCTAAACTTTTAA
- a CDS encoding peroxiredoxin — MKIKLLTLAAVLLTLSGFAQQPKFENPNADSRGYLVKVGDKAPDDFELVLHDGKKTTLKELKGKIVILQFTAAWCKVCREEMPYLEKDIWQAYKDKDVILIGVDRDEPLEVVQKFHKDMNITYPLALDPGAKIFQKFADKKAGVTRNVVIDRDGYIRFLTRLYDKEEFSLLVKNVEELTKRASK; from the coding sequence ATGAAAATTAAACTATTAACTTTAGCCGCAGTTTTGCTTACACTAAGTGGATTTGCACAACAACCAAAATTCGAAAACCCAAATGCCGATAGCAGAGGCTATCTGGTAAAAGTAGGGGATAAAGCCCCTGATGATTTTGAACTTGTTCTGCATGACGGAAAGAAAACCACGTTAAAAGAATTAAAAGGAAAAATCGTCATTCTACAGTTCACTGCCGCATGGTGTAAAGTATGCAGAGAAGAAATGCCCTATTTAGAAAAGGACATCTGGCAGGCCTATAAAGATAAAGATGTGATATTGATCGGTGTTGATCGGGATGAACCATTAGAGGTAGTACAGAAATTTCATAAAGACATGAATATCACTTATCCATTGGCTTTAGATCCTGGCGCTAAAATCTTCCAGAAATTTGCCGATAAAAAAGCGGGCGTAACGCGTAACGTAGTTATCGACAGGGATGGTTACATCAGGTTTTTGACCAGATTATATGATAAAGAAGAATTTAGCCTTCTGGTTAAAAATGTTGAAGAATTAACTAAAAGAGCAAGCAAGTAA
- a CDS encoding dihydrofolate reductase family protein has protein sequence MTNHEQTKSNNPTVVFTKRDAAEIVEMLEKKGHTEAVIIGGEMTISYFLNAELVDDIYFVVEPVLFGSGLLFFKIKTLI, from the coding sequence TTGACAAACCACGAACAAACAAAATCTAATAATCCCACAGTAGTTTTTACAAAAAGGGATGCTGCTGAAATAGTAGAAATGCTTGAAAAAAAGGGACATACCGAAGCCGTAATTATTGGAGGTGAAATGACAATAAGTTATTTTTTAAATGCCGAACTTGTTGATGATATTTATTTTGTAGTAGAACCAGTGCTTTTTGGAAGTGGTTTACTATTCTTTAAAATAAAGACCTTGATTTAA
- a CDS encoding alpha/beta fold hydrolase codes for MKKQLSKQVLFIHGAGEGGYEGDVELVASLRKALGTVYKIHFPKMLTDEEPYFGAGWPKQIGNEISSVKGEIILVGHSLGASMLLKHLSENKIKENIAAVFLVAPPFWNGDEDWKQPLKLQEDFSDKLPKHIPTFFYQCKDDEVVPFDHFTLYKQNIPWAIFREMAHGGHQLNEDLTPVANDIKSL; via the coding sequence ATGAAAAAGCAACTAAGCAAACAAGTATTATTTATTCACGGAGCAGGTGAAGGTGGTTATGAAGGAGATGTAGAGTTAGTTGCTTCTTTACGAAAAGCTTTGGGAACAGTTTACAAAATACATTTCCCAAAGATGCTCACAGATGAAGAACCATATTTCGGAGCGGGATGGCCAAAGCAAATAGGCAATGAGATTTCTTCTGTTAAAGGCGAAATTATTTTAGTAGGTCACTCTTTAGGAGCTTCCATGTTGTTGAAGCATCTTTCTGAAAATAAAATCAAAGAAAATATTGCGGCAGTTTTTCTTGTCGCACCACCATTTTGGAACGGTGATGAAGACTGGAAGCAGCCTCTTAAACTACAGGAAGACTTTTCTGATAAACTGCCTAAACACATTCCAACTTTTTTCTATCAATGCAAGGATGATGAGGTAGTTCCATTTGATCACTTCACATTGTATAAGCAAAATATTCCCTGGGCAATTTTTCGTGAAATGGCTCATGGCGGTCACCAACTTAATGAGGATCTAACCCCGGTTGCAAACGACATCAAATCATTATGA
- a CDS encoding NAD(P)-dependent alcohol dehydrogenase: MRIEAYSIKEQGGKAEPFFYERKISSREVLVKITHCGIATGDIQGINNDWGDTKFPLVPGHEIIGVIEKVGSAVKDLKIGNRVGVGYQQEACFECPFCKEGNEQFCARQKVIAVDCYGGLAEHIIVDERFAFKLPRKIDAAKSIPLLSSGLTVYSAIVRAKLKKNSAVAVAGIGGLGQLAIRFLHKMGHSVSAFSHSPEKKDMIIQLGATYIDSSNLNNLTDHDKEFDFILSTLNVEFNLDLYLKMLKPQGKLGLVAQPLNKLSLNAGLLYDYAQRTIFGSYTGSRKNMKIMLAFSAKNAIESKVDVLPFAEMNKAIEIVKAGKTLKRIVLENQK; this comes from the coding sequence ATGAGAATCGAAGCTTATTCAATTAAGGAACAAGGTGGAAAGGCGGAGCCTTTTTTCTATGAAAGGAAAATCAGTAGCCGTGAGGTATTAGTAAAAATAACGCATTGCGGTATTGCTACAGGGGATATCCAGGGTATTAACAATGATTGGGGCGATACAAAATTTCCACTTGTACCCGGTCATGAGATTATAGGTGTAATAGAGAAGGTAGGTTCTGCAGTAAAAGACTTGAAAATTGGAAATCGTGTCGGAGTTGGTTATCAGCAGGAGGCTTGTTTTGAGTGTCCGTTTTGCAAAGAGGGTAATGAGCAATTCTGCGCCAGACAGAAAGTAATTGCCGTTGATTGCTACGGAGGTTTGGCAGAACATATTATTGTTGATGAAAGATTTGCCTTCAAGCTTCCGCGAAAAATAGACGCTGCAAAATCAATTCCTTTGTTATCGTCAGGTCTTACCGTATACTCGGCAATTGTCAGGGCGAAATTGAAAAAGAATTCTGCCGTTGCAGTGGCGGGAATTGGAGGACTCGGCCAATTAGCGATCCGGTTCCTTCATAAAATGGGACATAGCGTTTCAGCTTTTTCTCATTCTCCTGAAAAAAAGGATATGATTATTCAATTGGGAGCCACATATATTGATAGCTCGAATCTAAACAATTTGACAGATCATGACAAAGAATTTGATTTCATTCTCTCTACATTAAATGTCGAGTTTAACCTGGACCTGTATTTAAAAATGCTAAAACCGCAGGGAAAGCTTGGTTTGGTAGCACAACCCTTAAATAAGCTATCCCTTAACGCCGGTTTACTGTATGACTATGCCCAACGCACCATTTTTGGAAGTTACACCGGTAGCCGGAAAAATATGAAAATTATGTTAGCCTTTTCAGCAAAGAACGCTATTGAAAGTAAGGTGGATGTGTTGCCATTCGCTGAAATGAACAAAGCAATAGAAATAGTTAAAGCAGGAAAAACTTTAAAAAGAATTGTTTTGGAAAATCAAAAATGA
- the mnmE gene encoding tRNA uridine-5-carboxymethylaminomethyl(34) synthesis GTPase MnmE yields the protein MNNQDTIIALSTPQGSGAIGVIRLSGPEAISLTNTVFAGKDLEKQASHTLHFGLVKDGDHIVDEVVAGLFVAPKSYTKENVVEISCHGSNYIIQQIINLLIDKGARAAKPGEFTLRAFLNGAFDLSQAEAVADLIASNSKASHDVAMQQMRGGFANELKGLREQLIHFASMIELELDFAEEDVEFANREQLKNLVNKINYVLQRLISSFEMGNVIKNGVPIVIAGKPNVGKSTLLNALLNEERAIVSDIAGTTRDTIEDELTIGGIVFRFIDTAGIRDTADIIEALGVERTLEKMKQAKLIIYMADAAQSISEIEEQIRGLAQLAIPYLILVNKADLLADAQRKALKALDVVFISAKEKQGIDELKTTLLEQVNLHHINTSETLVTNIRHVEALKQTEHALQRVLANVDNPVTSDFLAMDIKQALHYLGEITGTVTTDDLLENIFTKFCIGK from the coding sequence ATGAATAATCAAGATACCATTATTGCTTTATCTACTCCCCAGGGTTCTGGCGCCATTGGCGTTATCCGTTTATCTGGTCCGGAGGCTATTTCCCTTACCAATACTGTTTTTGCAGGAAAAGATTTAGAAAAGCAGGCTTCGCATACTTTACATTTTGGCCTGGTTAAAGATGGCGATCATATTGTTGATGAAGTGGTGGCAGGTTTATTTGTTGCTCCTAAATCGTATACCAAAGAAAACGTGGTAGAAATTTCCTGCCATGGTTCTAACTATATTATCCAACAGATTATTAACCTGTTAATTGACAAAGGTGCCCGTGCTGCCAAACCCGGCGAATTTACCTTACGTGCTTTTTTAAATGGTGCTTTCGACCTGAGTCAGGCAGAAGCAGTTGCCGATTTAATTGCCTCCAATTCGAAGGCTTCGCATGATGTGGCGATGCAACAGATGCGCGGTGGCTTTGCCAACGAATTAAAAGGATTACGAGAACAATTGATCCATTTCGCTTCGATGATCGAACTTGAACTCGATTTTGCAGAAGAAGATGTAGAGTTTGCCAACCGTGAGCAATTAAAAAACCTGGTGAACAAGATCAATTATGTTTTACAACGCTTAATCTCCTCTTTCGAAATGGGAAACGTGATTAAAAATGGGGTTCCTATTGTAATTGCAGGTAAACCTAATGTGGGTAAATCTACCCTATTGAATGCCCTCCTGAACGAAGAACGCGCTATCGTTTCGGATATTGCCGGAACCACACGCGATACCATTGAAGATGAACTTACCATTGGTGGCATTGTTTTCCGTTTTATTGATACGGCCGGAATCCGCGATACAGCCGATATCATCGAAGCTTTAGGCGTAGAACGTACCTTAGAGAAAATGAAACAGGCCAAACTGATCATTTATATGGCCGATGCCGCTCAAAGTATTTCAGAAATTGAAGAGCAGATTCGGGGTTTAGCGCAATTGGCTATCCCCTATTTAATTTTAGTCAATAAAGCTGATCTTCTTGCTGATGCGCAACGTAAAGCTTTGAAAGCTTTAGATGTTGTTTTTATTTCAGCTAAAGAAAAACAGGGTATCGATGAACTTAAAACCACTTTATTGGAGCAGGTAAACTTGCATCACATTAATACCAGCGAAACCCTGGTAACGAATATCCGCCATGTAGAAGCGTTAAAACAAACCGAACACGCCCTGCAAAGGGTTTTGGCCAATGTAGATAATCCGGTTACCTCTGATTTCCTGGCAATGGATATTAAACAGGCATTGCATTATCTTGGCGAAATTACCGGTACTGTAACGACAGATGATTTGTTGGAGAATATTTTTACGAAGTTTTGTATTGGCAAATAA
- a CDS encoding AI-2E family transporter, translated as MTNNLPLTVKRSIELLGLMAVVAVMVIGRDIIMPMLMAFFISIMLLPVYRFLKRKRIPESLSIVLSILLVALFVALIVWFFSNQIGILVKDFPQIKANVTQHINSLSDWISRITHYDDKQQKAFIQTKSDDLMNMGTSLAGGAAVTLSGIFVFIGLLPIYIYLMLFYKDILLRFIFMWFKTDDHPKVKEAIYETESIIKSYLIGLLIQITYMTILLGGILMLIGIKHALLIGVIFAILNLIPYVGALIGNLIGVLLTLTSSQELWPVITVLGVIAFVQFLDNNILMPRIVGSKVKINALFAILGVFIGGSIAGVSGMFLALPSVAVLKIVFDRTESFKQWGVLLGDERPARSPMTFPTFRKKKPVATKTGIEKG; from the coding sequence ATGACGAACAATTTACCCCTGACCGTTAAACGATCTATAGAATTATTAGGGCTGATGGCCGTTGTAGCCGTGATGGTAATTGGAAGAGATATTATCATGCCCATGTTGATGGCTTTTTTTATCAGTATTATGTTACTACCGGTGTATCGCTTTTTAAAAAGAAAAAGAATACCCGAATCGTTGTCCATCGTGCTATCCATTTTATTGGTTGCGCTCTTTGTCGCTTTAATTGTCTGGTTTTTTTCGAACCAGATTGGCATTTTGGTTAAAGATTTTCCGCAGATAAAAGCGAACGTAACACAGCATATCAATTCGTTGAGCGATTGGATTAGCCGCATTACCCACTACGACGATAAGCAGCAAAAAGCCTTCATACAAACTAAAAGCGACGATTTGATGAACATGGGGACCTCACTTGCAGGGGGCGCCGCTGTAACCTTAAGTGGCATTTTTGTATTTATTGGTTTATTGCCGATCTATATTTACCTGATGCTTTTTTATAAAGACATTTTATTGCGCTTTATTTTTATGTGGTTTAAAACCGATGATCATCCAAAAGTGAAAGAAGCGATTTATGAAACCGAATCGATCATTAAAAGCTACCTAATCGGACTGTTAATCCAGATCACTTATATGACCATTTTGTTGGGTGGGATATTGATGTTAATCGGTATAAAACATGCTTTATTAATCGGGGTAATTTTTGCCATTTTAAACCTGATCCCTTATGTAGGGGCTTTAATTGGTAACTTAATAGGGGTACTGTTAACACTTACTTCATCTCAAGAATTGTGGCCTGTCATTACCGTTTTAGGTGTAATTGCATTTGTTCAGTTTTTAGATAACAACATACTCATGCCACGCATTGTAGGGTCTAAAGTGAAAATTAATGCTTTATTTGCCATCCTCGGGGTATTTATCGGTGGTAGCATAGCAGGTGTTTCCGGGATGTTCCTCGCGCTGCCTAGTGTAGCTGTACTCAAAATTGTCTTCGATCGTACAGAGTCGTTTAAACAATGGGGTGTGTTATTAGGAGATGAGCGCCCGGCCAGAAGCCCGATGACTTTTCCAACCTTCCGGAAGAAAAAACCAGTGGCTACCAAAACGGGAATAGAAAAAGGATAG
- a CDS encoding outer membrane beta-barrel protein — protein sequence MLITLNRVNTLLRTFMPHTNKSMGAFTKTFLLLLLFAGTFTNSNAQNYTVKGIVLDTAGLPLPGAVVRIKFGADSLGTSANPDGTFAIDKIKTKQFILSAAFIGFDTFIKQYQIEKGNSLNITDIKLKPSSNTLEGVVISGVPPVKVTEDTVSFNARAFPVRDGDAVDEVLKKLPGIKVDKDGNVTSQGSPVTKIRVNGKDFFGTDVATAIKNLPADIIKNLQFIDDYGDQAKLTGIKTGEPEKVLNLTIEEDKKKGYFARASAGVGNADRYNTNIRGNSMKGEQQISFDGTSANANMRGGGGDGITTRNVVGLNYKNEFSTKLSADAGYNFNNNKNNTISSTYTQSVLQDAGQNPLNRLEDAQNNSKSDNYSHWFGGNLEYKIDTMNYLKISPNFSYNTNSGNNTGSSLITQDTLFTRRESNNFSHSNNLNARTNIFYNHKFAKKGRNLSSWANLNYTNGENDGNVYNKYINIHANVTDSVLQNQLNNQNNRNLGLNVGVSYMEPLWKKTFLEVNYNWNRSSTNNSRDAYDIADGNQVFNTNLSNIYDYQFITNKVGLNYRYIGEKLNYTLGINAQPALLQGQNLSNDVQTVNRTFNLIPSGRFSYKFSNQQSLDVNYWGRNNQPGFLQLQPISDNSNLQNIVTGNPNLKPEFIHSLNAHYKQADWSAGKVIMANFKYERTNDRIVTTKQRVPGTVNQLTSYMNTDGYYTLQGDYDISKPLSAERKFTIGYSGSCQLNNNITFTDDSRIEARNMAWRQELEFRVDLKDIVNFEVETAYSQNLTRYSNDTFTDRQSNRFECGIEGRNYFFKDLTLGYDFTKQINSGFDNGAVRNPTLLRLSMEYKFMKNDMAAIRVEGFDLFDQNSGISRDVFDNVIVDRQVNRLGRYFMLSLIYRVRKFGG from the coding sequence ATGTTGATTACGCTGAACCGTGTTAACACGCTGCTCCGTACTTTTATGCCACACACAAATAAATCCATGGGGGCTTTTACTAAAACGTTTTTATTACTCCTGCTCTTTGCTGGTACTTTTACCAACAGTAATGCGCAAAATTATACTGTAAAGGGTATCGTGTTAGATACTGCAGGCTTACCATTACCCGGTGCGGTAGTCAGGATTAAATTTGGCGCCGACAGTTTAGGCACATCCGCCAATCCAGATGGCACATTTGCAATAGATAAAATTAAAACTAAACAGTTTATCTTATCGGCCGCTTTTATCGGCTTCGATACCTTTATTAAACAGTATCAGATCGAAAAGGGTAATAGCTTAAACATTACCGACATCAAACTTAAACCATCGTCGAACACATTAGAGGGCGTAGTGATTTCGGGTGTTCCTCCTGTTAAGGTAACCGAAGATACCGTGAGTTTTAACGCCAGGGCCTTTCCGGTTAGAGATGGTGATGCGGTTGATGAAGTGCTGAAAAAACTACCTGGCATTAAGGTAGATAAAGATGGTAATGTAACCAGTCAGGGTTCGCCAGTAACCAAAATACGGGTAAACGGTAAAGATTTCTTCGGAACAGACGTAGCCACAGCCATCAAAAATCTTCCGGCCGATATTATCAAAAACCTCCAGTTTATCGACGATTATGGCGACCAGGCCAAACTTACAGGCATTAAAACGGGTGAGCCAGAAAAGGTACTAAACCTGACCATTGAAGAAGATAAAAAGAAGGGCTATTTTGCCAGGGCTTCTGCAGGTGTGGGTAACGCCGATCGCTACAACACCAATATTCGGGGAAATAGCATGAAAGGCGAACAGCAGATTTCATTCGATGGCACTTCGGCCAATGCCAATATGCGTGGCGGTGGCGGCGATGGCATTACCACCAGAAATGTTGTCGGTCTTAACTATAAAAATGAGTTTAGTACCAAACTCTCTGCAGATGCGGGATATAATTTCAATAACAATAAAAACAATACCATTAGTTCTACCTATACTCAAAGTGTTTTACAGGATGCGGGGCAAAATCCGTTAAACAGACTTGAAGATGCCCAAAACAACAGTAAGAGCGATAACTATAGCCATTGGTTTGGTGGTAATTTGGAGTATAAAATAGATACCATGAATTACCTTAAAATTTCTCCGAACTTTTCTTACAATACCAATAGTGGCAACAATACGGGTAGTTCACTTATCACTCAGGATACCCTTTTCACCAGAAGAGAAAGCAACAATTTCAGTCATTCGAATAACTTAAATGCCCGCACCAATATATTTTACAACCATAAATTTGCGAAGAAAGGGCGAAACCTGAGCTCCTGGGCTAATCTCAATTATACCAACGGCGAAAATGATGGCAATGTATATAACAAGTATATCAACATTCATGCTAACGTAACCGATTCGGTACTCCAAAACCAGCTGAACAACCAGAATAACCGGAATTTAGGACTTAATGTTGGTGTTTCGTATATGGAACCACTCTGGAAAAAAACCTTTTTAGAAGTAAATTACAACTGGAACCGGTCATCAACAAATAATTCAAGAGATGCTTATGATATAGCTGATGGCAATCAGGTATTTAACACTAACCTAAGCAATATTTACGATTATCAGTTCATCACCAATAAAGTGGGCCTGAATTACCGATATATCGGCGAAAAGTTAAACTATACACTCGGTATCAACGCACAGCCTGCATTGCTTCAGGGACAGAATTTAAGTAATGATGTTCAAACTGTTAACCGTACTTTTAACCTCATCCCATCTGGTCGGTTTTCATATAAATTTTCTAACCAGCAATCATTAGATGTTAATTATTGGGGAAGAAATAATCAACCTGGATTTTTACAACTGCAACCTATATCCGACAATTCGAACCTGCAAAATATTGTTACCGGAAACCCAAATCTTAAACCCGAATTTATCCATAGTCTCAATGCCCATTACAAACAAGCCGACTGGAGTGCGGGGAAAGTGATCATGGCCAATTTTAAATACGAACGCACTAACGACAGGATTGTAACCACTAAACAGCGTGTACCTGGTACCGTTAATCAGCTTACCAGTTACATGAATACCGACGGATACTACACACTTCAGGGCGATTACGACATTAGCAAACCATTATCGGCTGAGCGAAAATTTACCATAGGCTATTCGGGCTCGTGCCAGCTGAACAATAACATTACTTTTACCGATGATAGCCGGATAGAAGCACGCAATATGGCCTGGCGCCAGGAACTCGAATTCAGGGTAGACCTGAAAGATATTGTTAACTTTGAAGTAGAAACCGCTTACTCCCAAAATCTGACCAGGTATTCGAATGATACCTTTACCGATCGCCAATCTAACCGGTTTGAGTGTGGTATAGAAGGTCGTAATTATTTCTTTAAAGATCTTACCCTGGGCTACGATTTCACCAAGCAGATTAATTCAGGTTTTGATAATGGTGCCGTGCGTAATCCAACATTACTTCGTTTATCAATGGAATATAAGTTTATGAAGAATGATATGGCCGCTATCCGTGTAGAAGGATTCGATCTTTTTGATCAGAACTCTGGTATATCGAGAGATGTGTTTGATAACGTCATTGTAGATAGGCAGGTTAACCGGTTGGGAAGGTATTTCATGTTATCACTGATTTATAGGGTACGTAAATTTGGTGGTTAA
- a CDS encoding KOW motif-containing protein, whose translation METINLKDGDQCIVVKGTHAGKFGRVSDINTSKTGHITITVEQDNAVKFKTLGRNVVLRDNLFLKNQHESRI comes from the coding sequence ATGGAGACAATAAATTTAAAAGATGGTGACCAATGCATTGTGGTTAAAGGAACGCATGCAGGTAAGTTTGGCAGGGTAAGCGATATCAATACGAGCAAAACAGGGCATATTACCATTACTGTTGAACAAGACAATGCTGTTAAATTCAAAACACTTGGCAGGAATGTAGTATTGAGGGACAATTTATTTCTTAAAAATCAACATGAATCACGTATATAA